Genomic window (Magnolia sinica isolate HGM2019 chromosome 6, MsV1, whole genome shotgun sequence):
ctttgaaattttaaaataagaCATGAAATGAAACTTTGAATTTCAAAAGAAATGATGGACCacacacaagaaacaatggagataatgacgcccacagctgaaaccttcctagggcccaccatatctgCAATCCAACATGTTCACAAGGTCATACAATAATTCAGATTACATGCTGACCCTTGCCAACACCAACATCTGTGGTGGCgtgaccgtgggcccaccgtgatgtatgtgttttatcctcatcatctgttttggcagctcattttaggtcatgaaatcaagattgaagcatatccaaatgatcacaccataggaaacagttgagatttcttccatcattgaaacctttacggtgttttgaaaccttcctagggcccactccAATGTTTATTTATCctcaacctcttcataaggtcacacaggcctggatgaagagaagcataaatatcagcttgatctggaacgtCTGTGGGCTTCAAGAGGTTTTCAACTTGATACATTCAAtccctttttcttgtggtgtggtccacttaaattttggatattcttcatttttgggctcttcgCTTAAAAGTGACAGcacaaataaaacatatacatcaaggtggacccacggAGGTCAACACCACCACACAATCCACATCTGatattgacgtggatgaagggaaaacacaaatatgaacttgatccaaaacttttgtgacctccaATAACATTTGGATGGTAAGCGCATGCACTATAGAGCCATCTACAAGTTGGATCCCACATATATGATCTTGACGGTAAACTAAATATTGTGGAATAAACTAATCATCTATGCATGAATAATGGAGTTTTTATAGTAATTTTAAACACATACTTGATAGGGAAAACATTTCGATGTTGCTAGGATGGATGCTTTGTCTTTTGTACCTTACACCCTCGGGAGACTTCTCAATGGGACTAGGGTTCTTTCTATGTAAACTAAATATTGTGGAATAAACTAATCATATATGCATGAATAATGGAGTTTTTATAGTAATTTTAAACGCATACTTGATAGGGAAAACATTTCGATGTTGCCGGGATGGATGCTTCGTCTTTTGTACCTTATACCCTCAGGAGACTTCTCAATGGAACTAGGCTTCTTTCTATGTGTGTGAGGGGACCAAGACATGTATTTATACAGTAGAAAGCAGGAAAAGCTAACCCATCACACTTCTTCCTTCGTAAGTCTCCATACCATAGGTTTCTATATTTGTCTTAATAACTGTGTATAAGGGTCATGATTCAAGTATCCTACTGTAAACTTATATGTATGTTTCACAACTATAGTGAGGCTCGCTAAATTGCttaatctgaataatccaacagTCATATCAAAATCGATcatcatgtgtagcccacctaatagGATTCTTATGGAGAATTCTCTCTTAtacttttcttttctgtttttctcTCTACACTACACAGCCCAGGGTGGAGACATTTGTATACACCCCACTCCGATCAGAACCTTCCAAATTATGGAATGAACCATCAAATAAAAAAACTCTAGGGCAGAGATTAATAAGTCCAAATTGTGGcccgtgggccccacaaaggttgGGCCACATTTTAAGATTCATAAGATCTATGGACAGgcaggaaaataaataaatctaccaGTCCATGCAAATCATTTTTATCCTCCTGTTGTATGGATTGAGTTAATGCGACAGAGTTAGGAGGAATTCCTCCCCCATTTCTGGTCATACTTTAAAAATCTACACCAATGGTGGTCGTCCCACCTCAATTGGAATTGTATACTTCAAATGGTGCCCCACCAAGAAAAAACTATCGATCTGCACAATTCTGAATTTGCATTACAAGAATTCTCTCACAATTCAAAGCATAAAGCCACACTAATCTTTATACCATCGCGTAGCCCTTTGAACTATATTCTTAATGGTACATAAATCTCAAGATTCAATTTACTAGGCATGCAGATCTGTGGCCCGCAACGATGAAAAATCCCATTTAAATCTACGAATCTGTGTTTTTATGGATTATGTCATTTCAGGAAGTTCTTCAACTGACTTTAATTACCCTCCATTTTCTAGGATAAATGCTTAATTAACACCCCTTAAGCTTGGTTTTGGGAGGGTTGCAAGAAATAATCACCCACTTAATCCCATAAAATGAAgagaaattgcaaaattacatctGAAAATTTGAAGTCTCAATAATGCTCTCTTCTACGAACTTCCATGAAGATTCCTCTATTTAACAAACCTTATTCTCAATCCTAGGCAAATATTAGATTGTCCTTATATCTTAAGATAGAGAATTTATTAGCAATTGTTAGTATAAACCCTTTCAATTGCCCTCTAATTACCCTCATCATGCAGGAATATTGCTATTACCAACCTCTATAAATAGAGGAATTTCTCAATTCCAAGCCTTTGGATCGCGCTCAAATGCTAAGGCCTCGCAGGGTGTAATTCCTAAAGTTAGCCCAATGGTCTGCACTAGGTGGGGCCAGGGATAACGACGAACGGTTGGCCCAATTCCATCTTCGAGTGGGTTATTGTTATCTAATATTTGAATTTGTAAGTGGTCTCATTTAACGTACATGTGTAATTTAAAAGCCTCTTTTGAATTTGGAGTTATTTTTTCTATAAAAAGAAATTATTTATATCATGAGATTTATCAGAGATCGAGGGAATAGTACAAAAGTTTCATAGATTCAAACTATTTGGAACCCTAGAGTGTGTGACTCATTTCCTTAGAAGGTCGGCCTTAGGTCGGGCTAGTCCAGCCTAATAGGGCTACAGCTATATGGCTAATGCCTTTTTAGCCCAATGGTTGTTAACCGGACATACATAGGCGATGAATAAGTAGAAACCGAAATCAGCTACTTCAGACATAAGTAGTTGAAGCAAAAGGACTTACAATCCAAAAGTGTAGTACGAGTCACATAAAGCGTATGTATACTCTAAATCTTGGCTTATTTGCAATATTCATAAAACCTTCTCTGCTCATTTTAGTAGTTTTAGTGTTCATGTTCTTCTTACATATCGAACAAGATCTTAGTTATGCAAATTAGTTATAGATACTATTATTAGACTTGACCGCTTTGATTGGAAGAATTACTGACTATTGGTATATTGGTGATTTTAGAATCATAGTGAAAattaaagtttaaaaaaaaaaaaaatcaacttttaaTTAAGCTCTAATTTGGATCACCATCTTAGTATTatcaagtttctaaaaaaacaaaattagaaataAGCCATATCTCAATTTGTTCTACTTGATTTTAATTAGGTTAATTAACCTATCATAACTTGCCCAAGGCTGCTTCTTTGAGTACCTAGACGATGAGAAAAGAGTTGTGGCGGGCTGGGCCATCTTATTAGGCTTTCGGCCGACTGCGGTGGGCTTGGTCTTGACCAATGGGCTATCAAGCCTAAATACTTTAGGATGTAGCCTGTTGGACATAAGCCAGTGGGGCCTAGCCTGTTGGATATATATAGGCCAGTGGAGCCCACttgtgggcaatcactagtggatGGGTCCCACGAAGTTTAACTTCTTTTTGTtaatcatctttctttctttcatcttaaGATTTAAACGAGGAGACAAGGATAAGATTGGATAATCTCTTATATCATTGAAACTTTTCGTCCCTCCTTATAAGAAAGAGGTTCTCTCCTAAATAACATATTAAGCAACAACGAGAGTAAATAGAGAAAATCGAGAGATTGAAACTTGTCCATCTATCTTGTCCTTTAAATAATCTAAGTCATAGATTTTAATATGAGGTCATGTATATTGTAAAATCAGAGGAGTGATTAAACTCATCTGCTCCAAAGGTGGTTAGGTGGACTGCTAGACTTGGACCGTTCATCCTCTATTTTGTGGAGGTCCCATTTTATGTAAACCGTTAGATCTTGAGGGCCCACTCTTCCGCACAGACTTTCGTAGTCAACAACGCGCATCCCCCTGGTGCTCAGGTGGGCCAGCTATGCCCATTTTCACCCTTATATTTAGTTAGGTGCATATTTAAAACATAATGTTCCATGCACATGGATCAATGTGCCAAATGTGCAACGTATGTGACTATCAAGTGCAAACTACAAGTGCACACATGCAACCATCATCTTCAAGCAACCGGCATGTGGCATGCGTTACTGTGTGAATGCTTTATAAATGTTATACATATGCCAATCTACTTTTGCAAGCATATCCTTACTCCCGCATTAACTAGTAGGAGTTGGACAAAAAAAGAACAACTAGTCTTAACAACATGACTTAGATAACCTGAACTGACATAACTCTATTTGCCCCTTAATCTATGGTTAGTGTTAGTGGGCCAACGCTAATCAGTAGCTAATGTAAAGAATCACATCAGGAAAATTTTCAAGAGATCTCAACCATAGGAAAATTTTGCACTTAAAATAGGATAATACAGTCGCCATTTAAACATTTCTCAGGGATAAAATTTACAGGCTTTTAAGAGTTGGAATTAaaaacccccccaaaaaaaaaaaacagagagagagaaagagagcatgAAAGATGTGGATCAGATTCCTCCGTTTGGCCCTtcataaaagaaaattgaaatgcCTGCTCATTTCAGCCTTGTTAATATAAAGGAATGCTGCCCAAGACTTCCCATCGTGTCCCATGTGCAAGATCCGAGCCGTTCACTAGACGGCCCCCACGGTGAATGTACCTTATTGAAATGATCAGGCCATCtttactcattaggtgggccacatgtaagtTGGAACTTATAATATTCAAACAGCCTGATCATTTGGACTAGGAATATTTAGTGAGGGGACTGCTTAATGATTGGCCCCGATCATGTATGCGATCACAATCAACTGCATTCCTTTGATGATTTTCTTTTCATGGCCATAGTTGGAGCTTTAGATCAAGGTATGGATTGGAGCCTCATCCGTCTCAAGGAGATGTAAGCCAAAAGGCGGTACACGAAGATCATGGCGATCATAGCCAGTACTTCCTTCAAGCCACTGTCTGGATGAAGGACATTTATAGATGGAGCGACATTATCATACTGCACCTTGAGAAGTAGCCTGTAAGTATGGTAGTTGAACGAAATGTAGCGGATCCATGATATAAACACTGGTACTTTCTGCAAGATCACAACAAAACAGCATTGAAAGAATTGGATTTTAGATGCAGCGAGCCACATCGAAAAATAGTTGAAGTGATCTGATTGATCTTGAatgactagtgggccacaccttgcatGTTCCCCGGTTCGAAATTCAGGCTGTCCACTGATTAGGTGGGCAacatatataagatatatatatatatatatatatatatatatatatattttaaaggcAATTAAATATAtaatgtgtgacccacctgatgagtagaatgGCTTGCTTTTGGCCTAGGCCAtgttcatggtgtggtccacctcatgaaCGGCCTAGATCTTGAGCATAATGGCTCTATTTTTTCCATGAACTATTTCCATTGTTTTGAGAAAAAAGAGCTGCTCTTGTCAGATTGATTAAAGGGTGCATCTGGTTGATTGCCATAAAAATATTTTGGATTTTGGAATTTCTATTCTTAGTGAAATTTCAAAGGATTGTGAAATAGTGTTCTTTCTGTTGTGTTGGCAAGAAAGAGCACTTTTctatttagggtgtgtttggttgacCCAATATCAATctaaaattttcatgatattcagTTTAACCAAACGTACACTTCCATTGGTATAAAAATATTTCTTGGGTTATTTAGGGTGAAGCACTTTGGGGTAGGGATTTGTGGATTTTTCAAATGCACACCTCCAtgaatccatggatttaaggaaaatccaaaTCTCCACAGAAACTAAATACTTGAAAAATCCTCAAAATGAActattcttataaaagaaaaaaggtaATTTCTTTGCAATAAATGTTCTACCATAGTAATAGGTGCTCCCCAAATATATGGATTTGTAGTTTGATTTTCAAATAATAGACTTGAAAATTAGGAGAAAATGAACAATTCTTATGAAAGAAAAAAGGTAATTTCTTTGCAGTAAATGCTCTACCATAGTAACAAGTGCTCTCCAAATCTATGTATTTGTAGTTTGATTTTCAAATAATAGACTTGAAAAATCCTCAAAATGATctattcttataaaagaaaaagGTAATTTCTTTACAGTAAATGCTCTACCATAGTAACGAGTGCTCCCCAAATATAtggatttgtaatttgatttcaAATAATAGACTCGGAATTTACCAAGTCCAATGAATTTGacaaattcatggatttaccaaatTCAAATTCTCATTTTCTTGATCTGAAATAGACCCTAAGAATCGAGAATTTACATGCCAAGCCAAACACAGAATATGTTCTTCTACTTTTCTCATTTTTGGAAGTGTAATTCCATTCCATGATTTCTTACCTTCACAAAGAATCCACCAGCCAACATGAAGGTCATCACGGTCACTGATGCGAGTGTAGTAGCCTTCTTTACATCCATCAAAGTAGCACCGATCACCAATCCAAGACCCTGCAATCACATCCTTGAATTAGCTTCCCAggctagaaaaagaagaaggaaagaaaaaagggtGTCAACGGGCAATCTAGGCCAGATCATGGTTAACCCAAATCTCAACCTGCCGGTCTGGGCTGGTTCGGAGCTAGCCCATGACTAACCAAGTCTCGACGGGCCCGATCGGAGCTAGCCAAAACCCGACCGGATTACTAATAGGCCAAACTCTAATGCTGAGCCTTTGATTTCATTCTCAAACCCTCTCATTAACATCAAACTCAATTGGGTTGGTTTGATAGAATATTTAGTAAAACCCAAGTCCAAGCCTAACAAATTTTTTCTTAAATGAGTAGCCGcaaatctagactgtccaaattCAAAAACGACAAGACTGTCGGAAATAGTTCACCTCCAATCAGTAGCCATCAAACAAGACGGTTAAGATGGCCGATTCATACAGTTAACATTTTCCAATCGATATCATTCCTACAGTAAAGACATGTATTCAATgtggaaaatgcatgtttcatgcacCTGGTCTAACCTAGCTGGGGCAAAGCTTAAATCCGAGCTGTTTACCTGAGCTGCAATGATACTCAAGAATACGATCAGCATGCTTAAGAAGAAGGGAGCAGCTCTTGGTCGTAAGCCCGCCATGAAGTAGACAATGGCGAGGAAGATTACAGGTAGGAAGAGGTCGAGCGGCAGGTCGCTCGTCGTCCTGGCTACGAAGTATGCACTTAGACGGTACATGTCAACCGCTCGCTCCTTGTTCAGCATCGCTCTTTCTTGAGGGAATGTGAAGATTGCAGTGAAAACTGGAAAGAAGCCCCAGAACACGGCGATGAAGAACAGCAGACCAGACTGCGAAGAATGGAACATGATCAGAACACAAGTTCTAATTAGAAAGATTAGTGCAGTTAGGTGGTATGTAAGATCTATGCTGTTGATCATGCAgtccaaaaatggatggttatgaaAAAAGGATAACCAACGGTTCACATTCGGCGATGTATGCGCACGGCCCATCCAGTGAGTGGCACATAaacacatggtggggcctatctaaTTAGCATCCTGGATCTCACACAACCTTGGCATTGCTGAATTAGATATGCATGCCTTGAGGATAGATAGTTCAGTTGTAAATAGTTAAGGGATGTTTCTCTCTACTGTGAGAGTAAACTATAGCCATTGATCGATGGGACCAATCAATGAGCTAACATGGCCAAATCTAGTACCTGATCTTGCAGACCTTTTAAGGTGGTAGTATCAGAGTGCCACCAGAGCAAGCCCAAGATGATTGCAGTAGAGATGACTTGGGTAATTCGCATCCAGCTCAGATAATCATGCCGTCTTTCCTTTATCCCTCTCCAAAAGAGGATCGAAAACTGCTCGCACCAGCTCGCTCCCCAATCTCGCTTGCGTGACGACACCTTCAACTTGAGATCCTCGTCGATGGGGATTGGAGCTTGCAGCTTCTTCTTCTCTTTGTCTGCAACCCGAGTCTCATAAGCCTCCACCAGATACTGTATTCCATGCATATGTTAGCCCCGAAAATTCTATGCTAAGCATGTGTTGATTAATGTCTTGAATCTGTATATCAACAGGTATGTCGATGACAGATGGCATTGAAGgctgttcaatgccatcaaaaaaaTCCTGGAATATCACAATTGGTTGGTGGACACTTTAGGTGTCCTACTCGATGCAATCGACAAGCCGTGTTGATGATATTGAAGTCCCATCAAAGTGCaatcgagaaaattcaaaaaatatatgTTTAGTCACTAGAACGTTTTGGTGCATTAGCCTGGAAAATTCTACATATAAGCGTGAAACTAGGAAAAAGTCTATCACTTGTTCGAGATCTTGAATTTTGTAAGGCTGTGTTTGTATCGTGACAAGTTCTTACAATCTCTGATGTACatgagaattttcaaaaatcacgaAATGGGGCATTTGTGTGTAGTATTGAGGTGGAAGAGCTCCTAATTCAGATACTGCATTCCATACATATGTTAGCCTGGAAAATTCTACATTAGCCATGAAACTAGGAAAAAGTAGTATTGCTTGTTCGAGATTTTGAATTttgtaagggcgtgtttggatcgtTACAAGTTCTTACAATATCTGATGTGCatgagaattttcaaaaattgtgAAATGGGGTTTTTTTGTGTTGTATTGGGGAGGAAGAGATCTTTCTAATCCTCATGATTTCTCAAGATTCTTCTACTTAAGAGTAGAAATCCCAAATTCACATTCCAAGCCAAACACAGCCCTAGGCGACATATGGATGCAccgttgaattgaattgcaataattaattCAATAGAAAGGGAATGACCAACTTGTAGTTCACCATAATAATGAAATTGAACTCAATTTGCAGTTGAATAGTTGCAATGCGGGGCTCATTCTCTGAATGCAGCCATATGGTTATTTCCACTTCAGggaactaattattgcaatttgattcacttgtgcatccaaacatgcctcaTTCATCACTAGTCTTACTAACATTTTGTAAGGAGCGTTTGGACGTGATTGATTTGGTGATGTCTTATCcttgttcttcatttttttaaaatcccaGTCTGTCTGTACACTTAGTACTAATGAAtgcaagatctggaccgttcatctactGCCTTCTAACATAGATGGggcattgatgtagagcgggtcgcagacagtttcatggccaagatggatcagaaaaggcccggtcgacgacagaagtgatccagaccatcggaccttagatcgggcatatctcgcaatccggaatgagttatctaacgtaaaatgtatgattttggggtagaacgagctactttagccaaccaaccctgctacgccgggttgcgcagcccggaattgcgaaaaaccccttgatcgacagtcgtttccctgttttaatttcgtttttactataaatagtaagtttttaatttgattataactcttcatccgtcgggctttaggagttgtgcccaacgtgaaaagagcttaaaataattaggagaacggtttggtgaagccaaataggacacttactatttttggccgaaaaccttgtacactagtagacatcacgaccgtctataaatagtaagtcgcgaattctaggagtttgagttgtagtttgattctgatttctttcccattgcttggtacccctatttaaaaggttgtgaactcgtttttactcagtcattaataaatttcgaatttattagaatttatttttattttctgctttctttcctcgaggagtccagagaagttccatggatttggcatagttatcctcttgaggaagacggtgctcgacctcacgtcctcccctgcgtcaggcATACCCCAAAAACGACAGTGATCGAATGAACCCAGCCACTAATATGAAGAGTTTTGAAGATGAGAAATagacccaccaaaaaaaaaaaaaaggtccaaccAAATGTTTGATGTTCAATGGGTAAAAATCCTTCAAACAGTGGACGGGATCATCTGACCACTGTAATTTttggtgtgtggtccacccacAACAAGGCCAAACAGATTAATAGTCTAGATCTTGCATAGGTATAGTataacaataatatatatatatatatatatatatatatatatatatatatatatatatgtggagaAACACATGAGAGTTATAATTCAAAAACAGCTTACCATACCTCATGCACATCTGTTTGAGATGGTTTTCCATTTCTTGTTTCGGTCTCGGAATTTTCCATCTGCACTCTATCCTCCAATTCAGACGGCACAGAAACGTCGTTTATATTCCCGTTCGCCAGATCGAGCAGGAACTCAGCCGGGTTCATGGCGATGAGTGGAGTGCATCCGATCGATGAGAAATAAACCATGGCTTCTGATGCCTTCCCAAAGTAGAGCAAGCTTCCCTTGCCGAGAAGGATGAGCTTATCGAATTGGTGGAAGAGCCTGCTCGATGGCTGATGGATTGTCGTCACCACCGTTTTTCCATCCTGCTACACATcatcatggtagaatttgtgagattctatcaAATTGACAGTCGAAagtctattttaatttcgtttttactatttatagtaaattttaattcGATCATGATCTTTTGAACTTTAAaagagtcatgcccaacatgaaaagggcttttaAAACTTATCCCTTCAGTGTAATTTTCCTGTTATACTCCATCCATagttgggtcagcaatttggacggtctacaTTGCTTTAAAACTATGCTATTTGTACATTTgcagagtcaccaccattttttaaatggtgcaaaactaaaatAGAAGTAATTGCTCTTGTTTTCCTATTctatgtttggatgcactgttgaattgaattgcaatatccATATTTGAAAAGTAATAGAGCCGTTATACGCGTCTACTTAAAGATTATAATTTCCAACGAAGCATCATTTCAATTGGGTTATTTCCTCTTGATTGAACTGAAtattttcaattcaattcaatttaaTTGTCCATCCAAACACGCAAATAGAATATGACAGGTTTAAGAAAACGAGTCATGATCGGGCGAGTCGACTCCGTGAGCATTTCACACATTTTGTTGAGTTTGTTGGCAGTCATACCTCAGCAATGTCATGTAGCATCTTAACGATCTTTAAGGCGGTCGTGGAATCCAATCCAGACGTCGGCTCGTCGAGAAACAGCAGAGAAGGGTTGATTATAATCTCATTTCCAATGCACACCCGCTTCCGTTCGCCACCGGAAACTCCTCGAACGAACGACCCTCCGATCATTGTATCTTGGCACCTACACACCCACATTCCCAGACAATAATTAGCAATGCCATTTATCTTATTTGAATCATGACAtgaaaatattcaaagctatgcatatatgggcccacatgtatcaTATAAGGTTGTCATTGGACGGTTtgaattttgggccatgttaCCTTTGGGACCGGTATattgatgtaggacgtggcacagatacattcttagcatggttggtgaaccgtaaattggccataacgGGGTGCACAACCGATCAATCTTTAACTAAAACGGGCCATCTGAGGTTAACTGACCCACAAATTGGGTCGCATctatccgtttcgtcagaaaacgcacACTTTAGGCTCAAAaacgaaaatttaagaaaattttaatattttaagtaattttgtttttttttaatattttattatttttagagttttagattttcttcttttaaaaaaataacttgtaatctgggaatcttctagcaaaagtttatttgatatttttatttttagaaattaggatttagaagagttttactagaattatgatttttattagagttaaaattttactatttttgataattataaattttgatttagttttttttcttatttaatagTGTAACAAAGACATACACAtcagacaattatcaatcaacttatttcagatttatttagaatttatttcatcTCCTCGTGCATTCAGGTCTAGAATCAGGTGCGTTGATACGGGATTGATGGGCCAGCTAGGCCCATTGAAAGCCCAAGTGTCACATCTATGTTCGATTtcgcgatttcctagccatccagTCTTTGGCCTTTTCTCCAGACCATGTGTATTtttcttagccatccatttataGGCCACTGATCAGAGGGTTGAGAACTTGGGATCTTCCAGTCTagaagatttttggggcatcagTACTCCTCTATGTTGGGCCTCATCAGATCAAagttatgggccccacaagttttaGAGTGGTTgtatatcaagtgtcatacacagCCAGATTAAGAAATAACTCCTTTTATATCTATACAACTGAATTTGAATATTGTGTTTTACGAAATTTTGGCCGGAAGAACACAAGCATACCTCTCGAGTCCAAGCTCACATATCACATCCATTGCTCTTTCTTCCTTCTGTTGCTTTGTCAATGTCTTTGGAAGTCGAAGGAGCGCCGCGTACGTAAGCGTCTCTTTCACAGTCAGATGTGGAAACAGGACGTCGTCCTGAGTCACAAATCCTATCCTGCAAATacccaaaaaattaaaattaatacaTTTCATGTGGCATTCTTTTCTAGAACAATGTTTTATCATTTCAAGTGATGAGTCTGTACTCaggactgagtcgactcaactgagTTCTGAATAAACACTAAGTTATTAACGTTGGATCTTTACCTGCGTTTTAAAGACTTGGAATACGGTTGGTCATTGTAAGTGATGGAGCCACCAGATGTTGAATCGCTTACCCTTCCACTCAGAAGATTAAGAAGAGTAGTTTTGCCGCTGCCGGAGGGTCCCATCAGTGCAAGAACTTCACCAGGGCTCGCCGAACCGCTTATGCCATGCAGGATGTCTTTCTCAATAGTCGTCCTAACGGTTTTTATAACCACCTTGTATTTTACGTCCGTAAACTGCATGGTTTAACGAAAACATGAAATCCGCAtcaattcacacacacacacacacacacacacacacacacatacatgcagcTTAGGTTTAACCCAAGATGAGTTGAGggttaacccaagcccaactcaacctTAATAGGAGTTGGCCTTAGGCCCGAGGGAACCCGGACCCGAGCTAAAGGTTTGAGTTGGATCAGGTTAACACCTAAAACTAGTATATTAACATATAAAATCAAATGGCTAACCATCAAATGACAATATTAATTAAAATAGCAAAATAAAGTCTACAATCATcactcataa
Coding sequences:
- the LOC131249152 gene encoding ABC transporter G family member 22 isoform X2, with amino-acid sequence MFLMDTTTSGILRTKSDQLDTLARKSPSRSGSAETELNATLARKSSFGKRMAASPGRGKHIRKSRSGQLKLDLDEASGAALSRASSASLGFSFSFTGFTVPPEDIADLRGFSDEENAEDLEAGPRKKVITEPTLPIYLKFTDVKYKVVIKTVRTTIEKDILHGISGSASPGEVLALMGPSGSGKTTLLNLLSGRVSDSTSGGSITYNDQPYSKSLKRRIGFVTQDDVLFPHLTVKETLTYAALLRLPKTLTKQQKEERAMDVICELGLERCQDTMIGGSFVRGVSGGERKRVCIGNEIIINPSLLFLDEPTSGLDSTTALKIVKMLHDIAEDGKTVVTTIHQPSSRLFHQFDKLILLGKGSLLYFGKASEAMVYFSSIGCTPLIAMNPAEFLLDLANGNINDVSVPSELEDRVQMENSETETRNGKPSQTDVHEYLVEAYETRVADKEKKKLQAPIPIDEDLKLKVSSRKRDWGASWCEQFSILFWRGIKERRHDYLSWMRITQVISTAIILGLLWWHSDTTTLKGLQDQSGLLFFIAVFWGFFPVFTAIFTFPQERAMLNKERAVDMYRLSAYFVARTTSDLPLDLFLPVIFLAIVYFMAGLRPRAAPFFLSMLIVFLSIIAAQGLGLVIGATLMDVKKATTLASVTVMTFMLAGGFFVKKVPVFISWIRYISFNYHTYRLLLKVQYDNVAPSINVLHPDSGLKEVLAMIAMIFVYRLLAYISLRRMRLQSIP
- the LOC131249152 gene encoding ABC transporter G family member 22 isoform X1 produces the protein MFLMDTTTSGILRTKSDQLDTLARKSPSRSGSAETELNATLARKSSFGKRMAASPGRGKHIRKSRSGQLKLDLDEASGAALSRASSASLGFSFSFTGFTVPPEDIADLRGFSDEENAEDLEAGPRKKVITEPTLPIYLKFTDVKYKVVIKTVRTTIEKDILHGISGSASPGEVLALMGPSGSGKTTLLNLLSGRVSDSTSGGSITYNDQPYSKSLKRRIGFVTQDDVLFPHLTVKETLTYAALLRLPKTLTKQQKEERAMDVICELGLERCQDTMIGGSFVRGVSGGERKRVCIGNEIIINPSLLFLDEPTSGLDSTTALKIVKMLHDIAEQDGKTVVTTIHQPSSRLFHQFDKLILLGKGSLLYFGKASEAMVYFSSIGCTPLIAMNPAEFLLDLANGNINDVSVPSELEDRVQMENSETETRNGKPSQTDVHEYLVEAYETRVADKEKKKLQAPIPIDEDLKLKVSSRKRDWGASWCEQFSILFWRGIKERRHDYLSWMRITQVISTAIILGLLWWHSDTTTLKGLQDQSGLLFFIAVFWGFFPVFTAIFTFPQERAMLNKERAVDMYRLSAYFVARTTSDLPLDLFLPVIFLAIVYFMAGLRPRAAPFFLSMLIVFLSIIAAQGLGLVIGATLMDVKKATTLASVTVMTFMLAGGFFVKKVPVFISWIRYISFNYHTYRLLLKVQYDNVAPSINVLHPDSGLKEVLAMIAMIFVYRLLAYISLRRMRLQSIP